tgatagagaattgtgaaggtagttcgacgaaccctctgccaggcacttaagtgtgatttgcagagtatccatgtagatgtagatccttttaCCGCCTGTCTGATACTTGTCTGGGGCTtccttccctctccctccccctcgcttTTTCATATCCTCTACTCTAGCAACAGATGTGCCTGTAATACGAAAGAGACATTCGATGTCTCCACAGTCCGTGGACAGAGGATGAGCAGAGGATTTACAGGGAGCAGTTCTTTTGCCTGCGAACAGGGAAATTGTAACAGCTAGGGcagttaattcatttattcaaTCTCTTCAAAATGCAAGTACTGCATGGTCATTGTCGTTTAATGCACACGAGCGGCTGACTTCAGCTGCAAGCTATTTTCAGGTGCTTAGTCATATCCTCGTAAATCTTACACAATCATCTTGTGTGAGTGGAAACAACGACAGACGTGCATTGTGTACTAAGACGGGCGTATAATGTATACCCCCTTTATGAGTCATCTACCTTCCGACTGGTtttatgtggcccgccacgaattcctcgcctgtgccaattttttcatctcaaagtagtagttgcaaactacgtcctcaattatttgttggctgcaTCCCAGTCTCTGCCTGTATCGCCTGGTCGCCTgtatctctagtaccatggaagttattccctaatgtcccaacatatgtcctatcatcctattcttccttattgtcagtgttttctacatattccatcatcgccgattctgcggagaacttcctcattccttgtcttatcaaactacctgggtacaatcacggttccgtaggcaactgaagacatttttccgtgaaggtatTGACTCTCTTGTCTGACATTGGAATAAATATATCAGCGCTACGGCgattatttttggaacaatttataagtttactttttttctccatctatctcggtttttttttttttttgactgcccCTTATCGCATCTCGAAATTATTTTGTTCCAGGACAGTGCATTGAGCAGGAGTGCAAAATCGTCATTCGCATATCTAAGCTCAGGACTGTGCAGGATAAGTGAATGGAACGGTAACGTAACGTCACCTGGAAAAATTCTTTCAAACGTATGTCCCATGAACAAAGCGCAAGAACGAAAGAGCAAGAAAAAAACTGCGTGTTAATCTAAAAACAACGAAACTGCagaaacagaaagaaggctgaaatTTAGTTAGTGTTGTGTATGGAAAAATGAatgcaaatatggttcaaatggctctgagaactatgggactttacatcttaggttatcagtcccctagaacttagaactacttaaacctaactaacctaaggaaatcacacacatccatgcccgaggcaggattcgaacctgcgaccgtagcagtcgcgcggttccggactgaagcgcctagaaccgctcggccacaccggccggctgaaattaCTTGTTATTCATGTATAGTAATAGTGCAAAAAAGCCATACTCTAGGAAATCCTTGATAGTGAACTACCTCTCTGTTAAACAAGAATAGTTTTACTATTGTTATGGAAGCGAAAAGTttcggcctttttttttttttgcaaatgtcatTGTACGTGTCTTTTTATTAATGTGATTGTGTGTCGCTTCATTTATCTCCCTCCatgtgaaataataaagaaaataatgataCAAGAATCTAGTAACGAGATTCTTTTAACCATCTGCTTTTGGTCTGCCATAAACGCACACACGCAGCCATTACGTTAAATttggaaatattaattatttacggGCTGCACTCGACATGATAAACAGAAAAATTAGTTTCAATCAGTTCAGCGTAATAAGGTCATTATATTAAAGTCAGACTGATTTCAGTCTGAATTTGAATGAGAAAAAATCTCATAGCTCTGGTCTGTATCAGTAATAAATGAAAGCTGTCATCCCATTGGTATTGAGTAAAGATATTATTACTATCTTTGCTCGCTAACGTTGAGATACCAgctttcacttactgtattttaccGGGTAACATGGATATTTCTTAACGAATCACTTGTATATGCTGGGAGCCCATTTGTATTGGGAAGCGAACTTTCGCAAAGAACTAATTTCATCCGTTTTCGCCTACGCAACGTACCTTATTGCTACCAGCATATAAATCTAGCCATTCATGAGAAAGTCCTAAAAATTCATACGGAAAATTATCGACACGCTTAATTAAAGGAGAGAATGACGATGTAGTGTGAACCTTTAATACTTGTCACTGTGATAAATACCCTCTGCTGCGCACTTTACAGTGGCTTGCAGACTACGGATAAAATCGAATCTGCTAGTTTATGTCGTCCCATCGTAAGTGCGCTCTTCTTCGAACGAGTCGAACTGCATCATGACGATGGTGTAGGTGAAGACGGTACCGGAAAGTGCGCACACCGTGCTGCCGTCGAGGGGGAAGAGGCCGCGCGCGCTGAACGCCAGCTTCCTGGCGCCGAGGTAGTCTCCCAAGAGCCGCAGCGCCGCCGACGCCCGGTCTGCGCTTGCGCGGGAGCCAAGCAAGCGACGCGCCAGCACCCGCTGCACCAGGTGGGCCGCGCGGTTCGCCTCGCTGCTGGTCGCCTGGCCGATATCGATATTTTAGTTCTCAATAACTGATATTTTCGGTATTTGATCTCGGTTATAACGGGTGTTTATTTTTTACTAGTAACCGAGTAAAAtagccgaaatatcaattagccatagcaacaggccggccggtgtggccgagcggttctaggcgctacagtttggaaccgcgcgactgctacgtcgcaggttcgaatcctgcctcgggcatggatgtgtgtgatgtccttaggttagttaggttttaggtagttctaaagttctaggggactgatgacctcagatattaagtcccattgtgctcagagccatttgaaccatggcagcagtgctaaaatattttgtttttaaataaaccttcttTACAAAGATAATAATCTTTATTCGTAAAAGTTGCATTGGTCTGAGAAACTGCGTTATTTCAGAGAGTGGGGAAAGCGATAAGTGCTACTTTAATAACAATGCCAACAGAAACGAGCAACGAACACATGGCATCAGAATCGGTACAGCGTGGCTGAGACAACAATGTCCACGTTTACGTGTGTTACTATTTTAAGGTACGTTCGTACATCCATCGTGGAAGACTTGCCCCCATCTGGTCAATACGGTattttctcgctgtcgtcgccggacATACGTTGTACGAGGGCTATGTCGAAAGTTTTTAGAGCCGCGACTTTCGCGCCatgattttttacgattataaaacGGATTTAAGTGtcgaagaatgccattcttctttgctgcgtgtttttggtgaagcttccccttctagggccacagttggacattggtttcgcgagttttcgagGGGTTGGCAGTGAATTGAAGATGAGCCTCGTCccggtcggccagcaacagctgtgactcctgaaaacattgatgctgtgaggaaaataatcaaagaagatccacatcttacattttgcgacattgaagggaccctaaatattggatcaacagcagcacagaccatcgttcatagtcacttaggccttatTAAGAGATGTGCCcattgggtgccacattccctgacagaaataCAAAAGCaggcgagagtggactggtgtcgtttcaatgctcgaaaaattcaatggagggaagtcccaagacacctacaatatcgtcacaggtgatgaaacgtgcgtctaccattatgaccctgaaacgaagagacagtcttctgtgtggtgctctCCAGtggaggaaccacccacaaaagttcgaTGAAGTCGGAGCCCTGGAAAAAAGATGGTGACAACATTTTTTCACAAAGAACGagcatctcacctctgtgaccttgaacacacgtcgtacagtcaatcctgaatggtacgtgaacgattgtcttccaaaggccatcgccacatggaagtcacagcatccaaag
The Schistocerca gregaria isolate iqSchGreg1 chromosome 1, iqSchGreg1.2, whole genome shotgun sequence genome window above contains:
- the LOC126365214 gene encoding uncharacterized protein LOC126365214; this encodes MAETNEARLASTISEAYVGLSQLADSLDRTYATWNALSTVEVTLSVVAIIFFFVSSVAISPPAFSPAVLVTIGSRLARTVVRFSSTCLVCQATSSEANRAAHLVQRVLARRLLGSRASADRASAALRLLGDYLGARKLAFSARGLFPLDGSTVCALSGTVFTYTIVMMQFDSFEEERTYDGTT